One segment of Clostridium botulinum DNA contains the following:
- a CDS encoding MarR family winged helix-turn-helix transcriptional regulator: protein MSYDLTHSIHGILVDIMRLHFSSMSSLIDENLHPGQPKLLMALYNKDGQSQRELSDVLHIKPATTNVMISRLEKGAFLRKEQDKCDQRATKIFLTEKGHTTIKNISKSLEYLDDICLKDFTFEEELTLRRLLSKLKDNLTLNCNNNN, encoded by the coding sequence TTGTCTTATGATTTAACACATTCAATACATGGAATATTAGTAGATATAATGCGATTACATTTTTCTTCTATGAGTTCCTTAATTGATGAAAATTTACACCCTGGTCAACCCAAATTATTAATGGCTTTATATAATAAGGATGGACAAAGTCAAAGAGAACTTTCAGATGTTTTGCATATTAAACCTGCAACAACAAACGTTATGATATCTAGATTAGAAAAAGGAGCATTTTTAAGAAAAGAGCAAGATAAGTGTGATCAAAGAGCAACTAAAATATTTCTTACTGAAAAAGGACATACAACTATAAAAAACATAAGTAAATCACTAGAATATCTAGATGACATATGCCTTAAAGATTTTACTTTTGAAGAGGAATTAACATTAAGAAGATTACTGAGTAAACTAAAGGATAATCTTACGCTTAATTGTAATAATAATAATTAA
- a CDS encoding GIY-YIG nuclease family protein, with the protein MNYVYILECSDNTFYTGWTNDLKKRIKMHSLGKGAKYTRGRTPVKLLYYEVFEDKKEAMRREYKIKRLTRLQKEILIKNFDCTLL; encoded by the coding sequence ATGAATTATGTTTATATTTTAGAATGTTCAGATAATACTTTTTATACTGGATGGACAAATGATTTAAAAAAAAGAATAAAAATGCATTCTTTAGGAAAAGGTGCAAAATATACACGGGGAAGAACTCCAGTTAAACTTTTGTATTATGAAGTGTTTGAAGATAAAAAAGAGGCTATGAGAAGAGAGTATAAAATAAAAAGGTTAACGAGATTACAAAAAGAAATATTGATAAAAAATTTTGACTGTACTTTATTATAG
- a CDS encoding LacI family DNA-binding transcriptional regulator translates to MKVTIKEVAREANVSTSTVSRVLSDSSQISEETKSKVREAVKKLKYKPNAIARSLANNKTRIIGVILPNEAQDLLTNPFFIQAMKGMSVYAQSNNYYITYAFSKDEAHEAHHVKDFINSNLVDGICLLRAKSDDNNITYLKKTGFPFVIIGRPEETEGILWVDNDNFKATYDLVNDLVKHGKKKIAFLGAKKEWNLTKDRVNGFKVSCQMNGINIKDQDIIIKEEFTEQEGIEATNELLKLGIPDAIIAEDDMLAFGSLKVFKEKNLKDISIIGFNNTQLAEFQNPPLASVDINAYELGYYASKILIDSLENNNNVDHYIIDTKLIIRDSIK, encoded by the coding sequence ATGAAGGTTACTATAAAAGAGGTTGCTAGAGAAGCAAATGTTTCAACTTCAACTGTATCTAGAGTATTATCAGATAGTAGTCAGATTAGTGAAGAAACTAAAAGTAAAGTAAGAGAAGCTGTTAAAAAGTTAAAATATAAACCTAATGCAATAGCTAGAAGTTTAGCAAATAATAAAACAAGAATAATAGGTGTAATACTTCCTAATGAAGCACAGGATTTATTAACAAATCCATTCTTCATTCAAGCCATGAAGGGGATGAGTGTATATGCACAAAGCAATAATTATTATATTACTTATGCATTTAGTAAGGATGAAGCACATGAAGCACACCATGTAAAGGATTTTATAAATAGTAATTTAGTTGATGGGATTTGTTTATTAAGAGCTAAATCTGATGATAATAACATAACATACTTAAAGAAGACAGGTTTTCCCTTTGTTATTATAGGAAGACCGGAAGAAACAGAGGGAATTCTATGGGTGGATAACGATAATTTCAAAGCAACGTATGACTTGGTTAATGATTTGGTTAAGCACGGAAAGAAAAAAATAGCTTTTTTAGGAGCTAAAAAAGAATGGAATTTAACTAAAGATAGAGTAAATGGATTTAAAGTATCATGTCAAATGAATGGAATTAATATAAAAGATCAAGATATTATAATTAAAGAAGAATTTACTGAACAAGAAGGAATTGAAGCTACTAATGAATTATTAAAGTTAGGAATTCCAGATGCTATTATAGCAGAAGATGATATGTTAGCTTTTGGTTCATTAAAAGTATTTAAGGAAAAAAATTTAAAGGATATTTCTATAATAGGTTTTAATAATACACAGTTAGCTGAGTTTCAAAATCCACCATTAGCATCTGTTGATATAAATGCATATGAATTAGGATATTATGCATCTAAGATATTAATAGATTCATTAGAGAATAATAATAATGTTGATCATTATATAATTGATACTAAATTAATAATTAGGGATTCGATAAAGTAA
- a CDS encoding glycoside hydrolase family 13 protein — MKKIWWKEAIGYQIYPRSFKDSNGDGIGDLRGIISKLNYLKELGIDVIWICPMYKSPNDDNGYDISDYQDIMEDFGTMDDFDELLTEVHKRDMKLIIDLVINHTSDEHKWFIESKSSKDNPKRDWYVWKEGKDGAEPNNWESIFKGSAWEYDENTEEYFLHLFSKRQPDLNWENPEVRNELYKMVNWWLDKGIDGFRVDAISHIKKDQTFEDIKSESNERYVSSFEKHMNFPGIHRFLAELADNTFEKYDIMTVGEANGVDSEEAELWVGEEDGKFNMVFQFEHLDLWDYDSDNKLSVVGLKKALTKWQNNLNGVGWNALFIENHDIPRVISTWGNDKNYRVECAKALGLMYFMQQGTPFIYQGQELGMTNVKFENISKYDDIKSINIFNERIESGVSKEEALREIWAISRDNSRTPMQWDASENAGFSKNKPWIDINSNYKEINVESELKNPNSVLNFYKRMIDIKKNSETLSYGEYKLILDEDENIYSYMRILGDKKYMIICNLSDNENLYKYEKETLIFEKLILSNYGVNKHDEINSINLKPWECRLYRVV, encoded by the coding sequence ATGAAAAAAATTTGGTGGAAAGAAGCAATAGGCTATCAAATTTATCCTAGAAGCTTTAAAGATTCTAACGGAGATGGAATTGGTGATTTAAGAGGAATAATATCTAAATTAAATTATTTAAAAGAATTGGGAATAGATGTAATCTGGATATGTCCAATGTACAAATCTCCTAATGATGATAATGGATATGATATAAGTGATTATCAAGATATAATGGAAGATTTCGGAACTATGGATGATTTCGATGAATTATTAACAGAAGTTCATAAAAGAGATATGAAGTTAATTATTGATTTGGTTATAAATCATACTAGTGATGAACATAAGTGGTTCATAGAATCTAAGTCATCTAAAGACAATCCTAAAAGAGATTGGTATGTTTGGAAAGAGGGAAAAGACGGTGCTGAACCTAATAATTGGGAAAGTATATTTAAAGGTTCTGCATGGGAATATGATGAAAATACAGAAGAATATTTCTTACATCTATTTTCAAAAAGACAACCTGATTTAAATTGGGAAAATCCTGAAGTTAGAAATGAACTATATAAGATGGTAAATTGGTGGTTAGACAAAGGTATAGATGGATTTAGAGTTGATGCTATAAGTCATATTAAAAAAGATCAAACTTTTGAAGATATTAAAAGTGAAAGTAATGAAAGATATGTATCTTCTTTTGAAAAACATATGAATTTTCCAGGTATACATAGATTTTTAGCAGAACTTGCAGATAATACTTTTGAAAAATACGATATTATGACTGTTGGTGAAGCTAACGGAGTTGATTCTGAAGAAGCAGAACTTTGGGTTGGTGAAGAAGACGGAAAGTTCAATATGGTATTCCAATTTGAACATCTTGACTTATGGGATTATGATTCTGATAATAAATTATCAGTTGTAGGTTTAAAGAAGGCTTTAACAAAATGGCAAAATAATCTAAATGGTGTTGGTTGGAATGCATTATTTATAGAAAATCATGATATTCCAAGAGTTATTTCAACTTGGGGAAATGATAAAAATTATAGGGTAGAATGTGCCAAAGCACTAGGTTTAATGTATTTTATGCAGCAAGGAACACCTTTTATTTACCAAGGACAAGAACTCGGTATGACCAATGTTAAGTTTGAAAACATAAGTAAATATGATGATATAAAATCAATAAATATATTTAATGAAAGAATAGAGTCTGGAGTTTCTAAAGAAGAAGCACTTAGAGAAATATGGGCAATATCAAGAGATAATTCTCGTACACCAATGCAATGGGATGCTAGTGAAAATGCTGGATTTTCAAAGAATAAACCTTGGATAGATATTAATTCAAATTATAAAGAAATAAATGTTGAATCTGAATTAAAAAATCCTAATTCAGTATTAAATTTCTATAAGAGAATGATAGATATTAAAAAGAATAGTGAAACTTTAAGTTATGGAGAATATAAACTTATACTAGATGAAGATGAAAATATATATTCATATATGAGAATTTTGGGTGATAAGAAATATATGATTATATGTAATTTATCAGATAATGAAAATTTATATAAATATGAAAAAGAAACATTAATATTTGAAAAATTAATTTTATCAAATTATGGAGTAAATAAACATGATGAAATTAACAGTATAAATTTAAAACCATGGGAATGTAGATTATATAGGGTAGTATAA
- a CDS encoding PTS transporter subunit IIBC: MEAKKEKLFSFEFWQKFGKALMVVVAVMPAAGLMICLGKLIGMSGDLSLVQTIARVVEDLGWGIIGNLHILFAVAIGGSWAKERAGGAFAALIAFILTNRITGAIFGVSSAMLADKTATVTSLFGKQLIVGDYFTSVLGAPALNMGVFIGIISGFLGASLYNKYYNFNKLPNALSFFNGKRFVPFVVIVGSVVMALLLSIIWPFAQSGLNAFGIWLAESKDTAPILSPFIYGCLERLLLPFGLHHMLTIPVNYTELGGVYTILTGANAGHVIAGQDPLWFAWISDLINLKGAGDMSAYNNLLATVTPARFKYGQVVLSSASLIGVALAMYKNVDEDKKHKYKSMFLSAGLAVFLTGVTEPIEFMFMFVSPILYGVYAVITGIGFALADIISLRIQAFGFVELLTRVPMFVKAGLSMDLVHFVISSIAFFFLNYFTFSFLIKKFKIATPGRRGNYIDSEDDESSQKQSNSNTTGDELAVKIISLLGERENIVDVDACMTRLRVTVKDKALVADEKEWKKNGALGLVVKDKGIQAIYGPKADVLKSSINDILGV; the protein is encoded by the coding sequence ATGGAAGCGAAAAAAGAAAAATTATTTTCATTTGAATTTTGGCAAAAGTTCGGTAAAGCACTTATGGTAGTTGTTGCGGTAATGCCAGCAGCAGGGTTAATGATATGTCTTGGAAAATTAATAGGAATGTCTGGAGATTTGTCTTTAGTGCAAACCATTGCAAGAGTTGTTGAAGATTTAGGATGGGGTATTATTGGTAATTTACACATCCTATTTGCAGTTGCAATAGGTGGATCTTGGGCAAAAGAGCGTGCAGGTGGAGCATTTGCAGCGTTAATAGCATTTATACTTACTAATCGTATTACAGGAGCTATATTTGGAGTAAGTTCAGCAATGTTAGCAGATAAAACTGCAACAGTAACATCACTTTTTGGAAAACAATTAATAGTTGGAGATTATTTTACATCTGTACTTGGAGCACCAGCTCTAAATATGGGAGTTTTTATTGGAATTATTTCAGGTTTTTTAGGAGCCTCATTATATAATAAGTATTATAACTTTAATAAATTACCTAATGCATTATCATTCTTTAATGGTAAACGTTTTGTTCCGTTTGTTGTAATTGTAGGATCAGTAGTAATGGCACTTCTACTTTCAATTATATGGCCATTTGCTCAATCAGGATTGAATGCTTTTGGGATATGGCTTGCTGAATCAAAAGATACAGCACCAATATTATCACCATTTATATATGGGTGTTTAGAACGTTTACTATTACCATTTGGATTACATCATATGCTTACAATACCAGTAAATTATACTGAGTTAGGTGGAGTTTATACAATATTAACTGGCGCTAATGCAGGACATGTTATAGCTGGACAAGATCCATTATGGTTTGCTTGGATATCAGATTTAATAAATTTAAAAGGTGCAGGGGATATGTCTGCATATAATAATTTGTTAGCGACAGTTACACCAGCAAGATTTAAATATGGACAAGTAGTTCTTTCAAGTGCATCATTAATAGGGGTTGCTCTTGCTATGTATAAGAATGTTGATGAAGATAAGAAACATAAATATAAATCAATGTTTTTATCAGCAGGTCTTGCAGTATTTTTAACAGGGGTTACAGAACCAATTGAATTTATGTTCATGTTTGTATCACCAATACTTTATGGAGTATATGCAGTTATTACAGGTATAGGATTTGCTTTAGCTGATATTATTAGTTTGAGAATTCAAGCTTTTGGATTTGTTGAATTATTAACTCGTGTACCTATGTTTGTAAAAGCAGGATTATCAATGGATTTAGTTCACTTTGTAATTAGTTCAATTGCTTTCTTCTTCTTAAATTACTTTACATTTAGTTTCTTAATAAAGAAATTTAAGATTGCTACTCCAGGTAGAAGAGGAAATTATATAGATTCAGAAGATGATGAGTCTTCACAAAAACAATCAAATTCAAATACAACAGGTGATGAATTAGCAGTAAAAATAATTTCATTATTAGGTGAAAGAGAGAATATTGTGGATGTTGATGCATGTATGACACGTTTACGAGTAACAGTAAAAGATAAAGCTTTAGTTGCAGATGAAAAAGAGTGGAAGAAAAATGGAGCACTTGGTTTAGTAGTAAAAGATAAGGGAATACAAGCCATATATGGACCTAAAGCAGACGTTTTAAAATCGAGCATTAATGATATATTAGGAGTGTAG
- a CDS encoding endonuclease/exonuclease/phosphatase family protein translates to MKLLTLNCHSWQEENQIDKIKYLAKTIAEKDYDAIALQEVSQSINSNVIKSNLKYDNFAVLLKSELDKYNTNYNFFWDFSHIGYEKYEEGLAIFTKHNIVDEKSFFISKATDVEYWKTRRIVKLTFEYNNENIDIYSCHLGWWEDQEEPFKYQVKKLLEENTSNNTTFFMGDFNNNAFIRNEGYDYLLNKGLIDTFTISKEADNGITVRGKIDGWDENKEKLRLDLILSNKKLDVLTSKVIFNGINKDIISDHYGVEVSLNL, encoded by the coding sequence GTGAAATTATTAACTTTAAATTGTCATTCTTGGCAGGAAGAAAATCAAATAGATAAAATAAAATATTTAGCAAAAACAATAGCTGAAAAGGATTATGATGCTATAGCACTTCAAGAAGTGAGTCAATCAATTAATTCAAACGTTATTAAAAGTAATTTAAAATATGATAACTTTGCAGTATTATTGAAGTCTGAATTAGATAAATATAATACTAATTATAATTTCTTTTGGGATTTCTCTCATATAGGTTATGAAAAATATGAAGAAGGTTTAGCTATATTTACTAAACATAATATAGTTGATGAAAAATCATTTTTTATAAGTAAAGCAACTGATGTAGAGTATTGGAAGACAAGAAGAATTGTAAAACTTACATTTGAGTATAATAATGAAAATATAGATATATATTCTTGCCATTTAGGATGGTGGGAAGATCAAGAAGAACCATTTAAATATCAAGTAAAAAAATTATTAGAAGAAAACACTTCTAATAATACAACATTTTTTATGGGTGATTTTAATAATAATGCATTCATAAGAAATGAAGGATATGATTATTTACTTAATAAAGGATTAATTGATACATTTACTATATCAAAGGAAGCTGATAATGGAATTACTGTTAGAGGAAAGATTGATGGCTGGGATGAAAATAAAGAAAAACTAAGATTAGATCTTATATTAAGTAATAAGAAATTAGATGTTTTAACATCTAAAGTAATATTTAATGGAATAAATAAAGATATAATATCTGATCACTACGGTGTTGAAGTTAGCCTAAACTTATAA
- a CDS encoding MarR family winged helix-turn-helix transcriptional regulator, translating to MHKQDLDKISDSLLTFLFLVKNNVFSENEFIKNFPKPPKEVEDYMNEFPMPPSHTKVILYLHKSNSSPISQIASNLGISKSNMTPIIDKLIEYGLVNRYPDSKDRRILRVELTTKALDIFEKFRNAAKDKLANKIKVLEDDDLYTLSDCVSKLYDIMQKIEKK from the coding sequence ATGCATAAACAAGATTTAGATAAAATTTCCGATTCTTTATTAACTTTTTTATTTTTAGTTAAAAATAATGTCTTTAGTGAAAATGAATTTATAAAGAATTTTCCTAAACCACCAAAAGAAGTTGAAGATTATATGAATGAATTTCCTATGCCACCGTCTCATACAAAAGTAATTTTATATCTTCATAAATCAAATTCTTCACCAATATCTCAAATAGCTAGTAATTTAGGTATATCTAAATCTAATATGACACCCATAATAGATAAACTTATAGAATATGGTCTAGTTAATAGATATCCTGATTCTAAAGATAGACGAATACTTAGAGTTGAATTAACTACAAAGGCATTAGATATATTTGAAAAATTTAGAAATGCTGCAAAAGATAAATTAGCAAATAAAATCAAAGTTTTAGAAGATGATGATTTATATACATTAAGTGATTGTGTATCAAAGCTATATGATATAATGCAAAAAATAGAAAAAAAATAA
- a CDS encoding efflux RND transporter periplasmic adaptor subunit → MKKYLALLLLFNMIWLVGCGNKDLAIEQEKSIAVSVKKSKSSEIENKNMFTGTTKVATETSITTEMGGTIEKTYASLGQEVKKGDILLTLKGDDVNNSLSQAKAALELAQANYNNTTSGTIESQTNQLENSVKLAQLQYDEAKRNYDMYSALYQADAISEDQYKKIELSLNQAKQQLDIAQKSYTTTTEKNIPELQELAEKQLEQAKVSYDVATSNLNKLTLVSPVDGVITAKNCDSNEMISQQQPAFVISSPNTLEVNINVAQSDINKFSAGQDVEVVVDGQTINGKVEYVPLVVDSQTSLYQIKILIDNSSNTLKAGMSVEVNLSLEKNENTITIPKKAVFEEEGKKYLYIVNDETRAIKTAVETGIETATDVEIKSGINSDDTVVIGGITLITDGSKVFPVEKED, encoded by the coding sequence ATGAAGAAATATTTAGCATTATTATTATTATTTAATATGATTTGGCTAGTTGGATGTGGAAATAAAGATTTAGCAATAGAACAAGAAAAATCAATAGCTGTATCAGTTAAAAAATCAAAAAGTAGCGAGATAGAAAACAAGAATATGTTTACTGGTACTACTAAAGTAGCAACTGAAACATCAATTACAACAGAAATGGGTGGAACAATAGAAAAAACATATGCTTCACTTGGACAAGAGGTTAAAAAGGGGGATATACTTTTAACTTTAAAGGGTGATGATGTTAATAATAGTCTTAGTCAAGCTAAAGCAGCTTTAGAATTAGCGCAAGCAAATTATAATAATACTACAAGTGGAACTATAGAAAGTCAAACAAATCAATTAGAAAATTCAGTGAAACTTGCTCAACTACAATATGATGAAGCAAAAAGAAATTATGATATGTATAGTGCATTATATCAAGCAGATGCAATAAGTGAAGATCAATATAAAAAAATAGAGCTTAGTTTAAATCAAGCAAAACAACAATTAGATATAGCTCAAAAATCATATACAACAACTACTGAGAAAAATATTCCCGAATTACAGGAATTAGCTGAAAAACAATTAGAACAAGCTAAAGTATCATATGATGTGGCTACAAGTAATTTAAATAAACTTACATTAGTATCACCTGTTGATGGTGTTATTACTGCTAAAAATTGTGATTCAAATGAAATGATTAGTCAACAACAACCAGCATTTGTTATTTCTAGTCCAAATACTTTAGAAGTAAATATAAATGTAGCTCAATCTGATATAAATAAATTTTCAGCAGGACAAGATGTAGAGGTTGTAGTGGATGGACAAACTATTAATGGTAAAGTTGAATACGTACCTTTAGTTGTAGATTCACAGACGTCTTTATATCAAATAAAAATATTAATAGATAATTCATCAAATACTTTAAAAGCAGGAATGTCAGTAGAAGTTAATTTGAGTTTAGAAAAGAATGAGAATACAATAACTATTCCTAAGAAAGCTGTATTTGAAGAAGAGGGTAAGAAATATTTATATATAGTAAATGATGAAACTAGAGCTATAAAAACAGCTGTAGAAACAGGAATAGAGACAGCAACAGATGTTGAAATTAAATCTGGAATTAATTCTGATGATACAGTAGTTATTGGAGGAATAACACTTATTACAGATGGAAGTAAAGTATTCCCTGTAGAAAAGGAGGACTAA
- a CDS encoding efflux RND transporter permease subunit — MNLTKTSVKRPLTIIMVFLVVIMFGYIGYTKMPANLMPDIEVPVVLVTTQWSGAGPEDIDEQISEKIEEKLSAVSNVKKTVSMSQESVSMVVAQFEYGTDLNEILNDVRSKVDSVQSTLPDDVTKSTVLKMDMNAQAISQLVISGGHSSEALMKYAEDTIQPKVESVGGVTEAGINGGNKSQVNITVDPAILSNYGVSIQTIQNVLSATNKTFPYGSITQGEDKIVLRGIDELNSLEDVKQVQIPVSGGKTVRLDKICDVEYGFVEKQAIYRYNGKNSLVIDIQKQQDANTVQVMKDVHKTVEKLNSENPEYKIEVVNDSSEYINDSIKSVMQNLAISAIISFLVIFLFLKSMRASLVVAIAIPTSIIGAIALLYFTGETLNMVTLGSLVIAVGMVVDNATVIIENIFQYRRDTTLDIDDCSIKGAQTVTNAIVASTLTTVAIFLPILFTDGFTKIMFGALAKTLIYALSLSLIVAVTLVPSIFAKLSKGTNAKKLVEKPSPVFDKFNDKYKNILKVALNHKKVVVLISILLFVASIFGATLIGMDFMASTDEGKLSVSISLPEGLELNASDYYVSMAENKISDIPEIKTIMTTLASSSRSGSNNANIAIELVPENERKKSTNDIEKEVVEKMSTVPDCEIKVSASSSMMGGSDGVSLELKGPNIDVLEAIAKLAEEKLNSLQGFRNVETSLSDTTKEAQFKIDKDKAQQYGINTSGIAGLLRTAINGNSVTTATIDDYKVDVNLKFKESSIDSLEDIKQIKIVSQSGQEVPVVAFADITMEDSLKSISKSDGDYTITISATVDNLDTSTASKQAMNAINELDMPRDYGISFGGATEMMNESMGGLIFAMVVAIILVYMVMVAQFESFSKPFIIMFCIPFAFVGVVIALVITRANLNVIGMLGSILLVGIVVNNGIVLIDYIEQLRKAKPNENLIEIVSIGSSTRLRPVLMTTMTTVVGMIPTALSFGSGGETMQPLAVVIIGGLSVSTVVTLILIPTIYMIFDKVEKKFHSRFNNLKDKIARKVNNLSFRNKEEVDTNNEELNYDINLKQIEEKTEEVLNNNDENK, encoded by the coding sequence ATGAATTTAACTAAAACCTCAGTTAAGCGTCCTCTTACAATAATAATGGTATTTTTAGTTGTTATTATGTTTGGTTATATAGGTTATACGAAAATGCCAGCTAACTTGATGCCTGATATAGAAGTTCCAGTAGTATTAGTTACTACTCAATGGTCAGGTGCAGGCCCAGAAGATATAGATGAACAAATAAGTGAAAAAATTGAAGAAAAGTTATCTGCAGTATCTAATGTTAAAAAGACAGTTTCTATGTCTCAAGAAAGTGTTTCAATGGTTGTAGCACAATTTGAATATGGGACTGATTTAAATGAAATATTAAATGATGTAAGATCAAAGGTAGATTCTGTTCAATCAACTTTACCTGATGATGTTACAAAGTCTACAGTGCTTAAAATGGATATGAATGCTCAAGCAATATCCCAACTAGTTATTTCTGGAGGACATAGCTCAGAAGCTTTAATGAAATATGCAGAGGATACTATTCAACCAAAAGTTGAATCTGTAGGAGGCGTTACAGAAGCCGGAATTAATGGTGGAAATAAATCTCAAGTAAATATAACAGTTGATCCAGCGATTTTATCCAATTATGGAGTAAGTATTCAAACTATACAAAATGTTTTATCAGCTACTAATAAGACTTTTCCATATGGTTCAATAACTCAAGGTGAAGATAAAATAGTGTTAAGAGGTATTGATGAATTAAACTCGTTAGAAGATGTAAAACAAGTTCAAATACCAGTGAGTGGTGGAAAAACTGTTAGATTAGATAAGATATGTGATGTTGAGTATGGGTTTGTTGAGAAACAAGCTATATATAGATATAATGGAAAAAATAGTTTGGTAATAGATATTCAAAAACAACAGGATGCAAATACTGTACAAGTTATGAAAGATGTTCATAAGACAGTAGAAAAACTTAATTCAGAAAACCCTGAATATAAAATTGAGGTAGTTAATGACTCTAGTGAATATATAAATGATTCAATTAAAAGTGTAATGCAAAATCTTGCTATAAGTGCTATTATTTCGTTTTTAGTAATTTTTCTTTTCCTAAAGAGTATGAGAGCATCATTAGTTGTTGCTATTGCAATTCCTACATCAATAATAGGTGCTATTGCATTACTTTATTTTACAGGTGAAACTCTTAATATGGTAACATTAGGGTCACTTGTAATAGCAGTAGGTATGGTTGTAGATAATGCAACTGTTATTATAGAAAATATATTCCAGTATAGAAGAGATACTACATTGGATATTGATGACTGTTCTATAAAAGGTGCTCAAACTGTAACAAATGCAATAGTAGCATCAACATTAACAACAGTAGCAATATTTTTACCTATTTTATTTACAGATGGATTTACTAAGATAATGTTTGGTGCATTAGCTAAGACGCTTATATATGCATTATCATTATCATTAATAGTAGCAGTAACACTTGTTCCTAGTATTTTTGCAAAATTAAGTAAAGGCACAAATGCAAAAAAACTTGTTGAAAAACCATCACCTGTTTTTGATAAATTTAATGATAAATATAAAAATATATTAAAAGTAGCATTAAACCATAAAAAGGTAGTTGTACTTATAAGTATTTTATTATTTGTTGCCTCTATATTTGGAGCGACACTTATAGGGATGGATTTTATGGCGTCAACAGATGAAGGCAAATTAAGTGTATCAATAAGCTTGCCAGAAGGTCTTGAATTAAATGCTAGTGATTACTATGTATCGATGGCAGAAAACAAGATTTCTGATATACCTGAAATAAAGACCATAATGACTACATTAGCATCATCATCAAGAAGTGGTAGTAATAATGCTAATATAGCAATAGAGTTAGTACCAGAAAATGAAAGAAAGAAATCTACAAATGATATAGAAAAAGAAGTTGTTGAAAAAATGTCAACTGTGCCTGATTGTGAAATAAAAGTTAGTGCAAGCAGTAGCATGATGGGTGGATCAGATGGGGTTTCACTTGAATTAAAAGGTCCAAACATAGATGTATTAGAAGCAATAGCAAAACTTGCAGAAGAAAAATTGAATTCTTTACAAGGGTTTAGAAATGTTGAAACATCTCTTTCTGATACAACTAAAGAAGCACAATTTAAAATAGATAAAGATAAGGCTCAACAATATGGTATAAATACATCGGGAATAGCAGGATTATTACGTACAGCAATAAATGGTAATTCTGTAACGACAGCGACAATAGATGATTATAAAGTTGATGTCAATTTGAAATTTAAAGAATCTAGTATTGATAGTTTAGAAGATATAAAACAAATCAAAATTGTATCTCAAAGTGGTCAAGAAGTTCCAGTTGTGGCATTTGCAGATATAACAATGGAAGATAGTTTAAAATCTATTTCTAAAAGTGACGGAGATTATACTATAACTATTTCAGCAACAGTAGATAATTTGGATACAAGTACCGCATCTAAACAAGCTATGAATGCTATAAATGAATTAGATATGCCAAGAGATTATGGTATTTCATTTGGTGGAGCAACAGAAATGATGAATGAATCAATGGGTGGTTTAATTTTTGCTATGGTTGTAGCAATAATACTTGTTTATATGGTAATGGTTGCTCAATTTGAATCATTTAGTAAACCGTTCATTATAATGTTCTGTATACCATTTGCATTTGTTGGAGTTGTTATTGCATTAGTAATAACAAGAGCAAATCTTAATGTAATAGGAATGCTGGGGTCTATATTACTGGTTGGTATAGTGGTTAATAACGGTATAGTTTTAATAGATTATATTGAACAACTTAGAAAAGCTAAGCCAAATGAGAATTTAATTGAAATAGTTTCTATTGGTTCATCAACAAGACTTAGACCAGTTCTTATGACAACAATGACAACTGTTGTAGGAATGATACCAACTGCACTATCTTTTGGTAGTGGAGGAGAAACAATGCAACCTCTTGCAGTAGTAATAATAGGTGGACTTTCAGTATCGACAGTAGTAACACTTATATTAATACCTACCATTTATATGATATTTGATAAGGTAGAAAAGAAATTCCATAGTAGATTTAATAATTTAAAAGATAAAATAGCTAGAAAAGTAAATAATTTATCTTTTAGAAATAAAGAAGAAGTAGATACTAATAATGAAGAGTTAAATTATGATATAAATTTAAAACAAATAGAAGAAAAAACTGAAGAAGTATTAAATAATAACGATGAAAATAAATAA